In Brachionichthys hirsutus isolate HB-005 chromosome 5, CSIRO-AGI_Bhir_v1, whole genome shotgun sequence, a single genomic region encodes these proteins:
- the cetp gene encoding cholesteryl ester transfer protein produces MTREVFSEVLLLLLLSGFGASHACLQDPALAYRLTGAVCRLTYPAAVVLNEKTTKVIEAAFQHARYPSLKGEKSLFLIGIIKYGLDNLEIQNLSIGRSEFDLHPGKGIAMAISNVSVVFKGTIQYGYGSWLVNLLHSIDFEIYSKIDLGINPKLYCGEGKVAADTSDCYLDFHKLHLHLQGDKQPNWLKRLFTDFITFTVKMAIKGQICQEINKVANILADFIQDTAEKFLTDGDISVDIGVTAPPVITANYIESYHKGLTKYKNTSAVISESVFHPSQLTENRMLYFWLSDELFNPMIAAAHHDGRFQLNITGEQLTDPIKEHLSSATPEFIRKCLLESGSPELRVWSSTVPYLNTSTSGTTVWTKASGNLYCGSQTLPILFFETAVAVTVTASYADKKLLLHSVSSEIFVDKAELPFQNQLLLHETQLEFIREAVGKIGIPKVLSVLAIEITRLLDKQGAYLFDIFNPNIHPRDGFVLIELDFGFPHHLLVEFLKKTLE; encoded by the exons ATGACCCGGGAGGTTTTCTCAGAGGTACTGCTCCTGCTGTTGCTCTCTGGGTTTGGGGCTTCCCACGCCTGCCTGCAGGATCCGGCGTTGGCCTACAGACTCACCGGTGCCGTGTGCCGTCTTACCTACCCTGCAGCTGTTGTAC TGAATGAGAAAACCACTAAAGTGATTGAAGCCGCATTCCAGCATGCACGATACCCAAGTCTGAAGGGAGAGAAATCCTTGTTCCTAATAGGCATCATCAAATATGGCCTGGACAA TTTGGAAATTCAAAACTTGTCGATTGGCCGGAGTGAATTTGATCTTCATCCAGGAAAAGGCATTGCCATGGCGATAAGCAACGTGTCTGTGGTCTTCAAAGGGACCATCCAGTACGGCTACGGCAGCTGGCT TGTCAACCTTTTACATTCAATCGACTTTGAAATTTACTCAAAGATTGATCTTGGAATCAACCCCAAACTTT ACTGTGGAGAAGGAAAGGTAGCGGCAGACACATCAGATTGCTATCTGGATTTTCACAAGCTGCATCTGCATTTACAAGGAGACAAACA ACCAAACTGGCTCAAAAGGCTCTTCACTGATTTTATCACCTTCACTGTCAAAATGGCCATAAAAGGACAg ATTTGTCAGGAGATAAACAAGGTGGCAAATATATTGGCTGATTTCATACAAGACACAgcag AGAAATTCCTCACAGACGGAGACATCAGTGTGGACATCGGCGTGACCGCTCCCCCCGTCATCACCGCTAACTACATTGAATCATACCACAAG GGGCTGACCAAGTACAAAAATACTTCTGCTGTCATCAGTGAATCTGTTTTCCACCCCAGTCAGCTGACTGAAAACAGGATGCTGTACTTTTGGTTGTCAG ATGAGTTATTTAACCCGATGATTGCTGCTGCCCACCACGATGGCCGTTTCCAACTGAATATCACTGGAGAGCAACTAACT GACCCTATAAAGGAACATTTATCCAGTGCTACACCTGAATTTATTAGAAAG TGTCTGCTGGAATCAGGTTCTCCGGAGTTAAGAGTGTGGAGTTCCACTGTTCCTTATCTAAACACATCCACCTCAGGTACAACTGTCTGGACGAAGGCTTCTGGGAATCTCTACTGTGGGAGTCAAACCTTACCAATACTCTTTTTCGAAACG GCTGTGGCTGTGACCGTCACTGCATCCTACGCTGACAAGAAACTGTTATTGCACAGTGTCTCATCAGA gATCTTTGTAGACAAAGCTGAGCTGCCCTTCCAAAACCAGCTG TTGCTGCATGAGACACAACTGGAGTTCATAAGAGAAGCTGTGGGAAAGATTGGCATTCCAAAAGTGCTGTCTG TTCTTGCGATTGAGATAACCCGGTTGTTGGACAAACAGGGAGCTTACCTGTTCGACATATTCAACCCAAACATCCATCCCCGAGAT GGCTTTGTGTTGATTGAGTTGGATTTTGGTTTCCCTCATCATCTTCTCGTTGAGTTCCTCAAGAAGACTCTCGAATAA